Proteins encoded by one window of Thermobaculum terrenum ATCC BAA-798:
- a CDS encoding carbohydrate ABC transporter permease, with product MSTKPMQLPRIRYSRIIIYLVMIAFAVFYLLPVYLMLITGMKSFEEVSISRMWALPSSLSFDSFAAAWERLDVSFLNSIKLVIPATVISSVLGSMNGYVLSKWKFKGADTIFTAILFGMFIPYQSILIPLVLTLQKIGLYGSIPGLILTHVVYGIPITTLIFRNYYAGIPGELVEAGKVDGAGFFGIYRHIIFPLSVTGFVVVAIWQFTSIWNEFLFGLIITNSPEQRPVTVALQNIAGSQYTLWNVQMAGALLVAIPTLVVYVLLGRYFLRGLLSGALKG from the coding sequence ATGAGTACCAAGCCTATGCAGTTGCCAAGAATTAGATATTCGCGGATCATCATCTACCTGGTCATGATTGCATTTGCGGTTTTCTACCTGTTGCCAGTGTATTTGATGCTTATCACCGGAATGAAAAGCTTTGAGGAAGTTAGCATAAGCCGTATGTGGGCTCTGCCATCTTCCCTTAGCTTTGATAGCTTTGCTGCCGCTTGGGAACGGCTTGATGTAAGCTTCCTAAACAGCATAAAGCTCGTTATACCTGCAACTGTCATCTCCAGCGTCTTGGGCTCCATGAATGGCTATGTGCTTTCTAAGTGGAAATTCAAGGGAGCAGATACTATATTTACGGCCATACTTTTCGGAATGTTTATTCCTTACCAGAGCATACTAATACCCTTGGTCCTAACACTTCAGAAGATAGGACTTTATGGCTCCATCCCTGGATTGATACTTACCCATGTGGTGTATGGAATACCGATCACTACGCTAATATTTCGTAACTACTATGCGGGTATACCTGGAGAGCTGGTTGAGGCTGGCAAGGTGGATGGTGCGGGATTTTTCGGCATATATCGACATATCATATTCCCGCTATCCGTCACTGGCTTCGTAGTGGTGGCGATATGGCAGTTCACATCTATATGGAATGAGTTCCTGTTTGGGTTAATAATCACTAATTCTCCAGAGCAACGGCCTGTGACCGTAGCTTTGCAGAATATAGCAGGAAGTCAATATACGCTCTGGAACGTACAGATGGCAGGGGCTCTACTTGTAGCTATTCCTACTCTGGTGGTCTATGTACTTCTAGGACGTTACTTCCTGAGAGGTCTGCTATCAGGTGCCCTGAAGGGGTGA
- a CDS encoding carbohydrate ABC transporter permease encodes MAEATTSVVEKSAERAAPKKSLQLNEKLIGILMISPSVIAIAVFVYGFIAWTGWVSLSRWRGIVADLSYAGFENYINVFKSYRFQTDIRNTIVFTLFFLLGSLVIGLLLAMLVDSRVKGESFFRTVYLFPMALSFVVTGTAWQWLFSPGTPQEPHGLNQLFHMFGLHVYQNWSTTSYVWPGGGWRPDWLRIPVGIPVAMIPVIVAAIWQMSGFTMAMYLAGLRGIPEDLKEAARVDGASEWQIFRKITLPLLQPITLSAVIVLGHISLKIFDLIITQTGGGPGFATDVPGIYMYETTFKSNKYAEGAAVAIIMLLLVSVLIIPYLIYNMRSETER; translated from the coding sequence ATGGCAGAAGCTACTACTTCAGTCGTAGAGAAGTCTGCAGAGAGAGCCGCACCTAAGAAGTCGCTTCAGCTCAATGAGAAGCTGATTGGTATCCTGATGATTTCTCCGTCTGTTATCGCTATTGCAGTGTTTGTCTATGGCTTTATCGCCTGGACTGGTTGGGTGTCGCTCAGTAGATGGAGAGGTATCGTAGCTGATCTGAGTTATGCTGGCTTCGAGAACTATATAAATGTCTTCAAATCTTACAGGTTCCAAACGGATATCAGAAATACGATAGTCTTTACCCTGTTTTTCCTGTTAGGTTCGCTGGTAATAGGGCTTCTACTGGCCATGTTAGTTGACTCAAGGGTGAAAGGGGAGTCTTTCTTTCGTACGGTGTACTTGTTCCCTATGGCTCTATCTTTTGTTGTAACAGGTACTGCTTGGCAATGGCTCTTCTCTCCCGGTACTCCACAAGAGCCTCATGGCCTGAATCAGCTGTTCCACATGTTTGGCCTACATGTATACCAGAACTGGAGCACTACATCCTATGTGTGGCCGGGAGGCGGTTGGCGACCAGACTGGCTAAGGATACCTGTAGGCATTCCTGTGGCTATGATCCCTGTTATAGTGGCTGCCATATGGCAGATGTCCGGATTCACCATGGCTATGTATCTTGCAGGGCTAAGAGGCATTCCCGAGGACCTAAAAGAAGCCGCGAGAGTGGACGGGGCTAGTGAGTGGCAGATATTTAGAAAGATAACTCTTCCTCTGTTGCAGCCCATAACTCTGAGCGCAGTGATAGTCCTGGGTCATATATCTCTCAAGATCTTCGACCTCATAATCACGCAGACGGGTGGTGGTCCTGGTTTCGCCACGGATGTGCCTGGCATATACATGTACGAAACCACGTTCAAGAGCAACAAGTATGCTGAGGGTGCAGCTGTTGCGATAATTATGCTCTTACTGGTTTCGGTGCTGATCATTCCCTACTTGATATACAACATGCGATCGGAGACTGAGAGATGA
- a CDS encoding ABC transporter substrate-binding protein gives MRSKISILSIFLIFASILFIACGGQGGTPTASTGGTSQSPSPSPAASAQPTQPANQGSSAGENKLEIFSWWTNPGEADGLKALFEIFKKRRPGVEVINATVAGGAGTNAKAVLVTRMRGGDPPDSFQVHAGQELIGTWVVAGKMEPITDLFKQEGWDKVMPKTLLDQITYKGEIYSVPVNVHRSNMLWYNIEIFKKNNLQPPKTIDDFFKVAEKLKAKGITPLSVGGKDKFEVPHLFESVLLATFGPEDYPKLFKDPSMWENDPRLDKAIDTLNKMLDYANEDRASLSWADAAQRVIDGEAAMTIMGDWAEGYFINKGAKPNKDFGWAPAPGTSGSFLWLSDSFGLPKGAPHRENAIEWLKVCGSKEGQDAFNPKKGSIPARTDADKSKYDVYLRWSIDEFKRDKLVPSIVHGAAANEAYMTDYDNALNLFSANRDKEELKGMLLDAASELQSQ, from the coding sequence GTGCGCAGTAAGATATCTATCTTAAGTATTTTCCTTATATTTGCATCCATTCTGTTCATTGCTTGTGGTGGACAAGGAGGTACTCCTACTGCCAGCACAGGAGGTACTTCTCAGTCTCCAAGTCCTTCTCCTGCAGCTTCAGCACAACCCACGCAACCTGCCAATCAAGGAAGTAGTGCTGGAGAGAACAAGCTTGAGATATTCAGCTGGTGGACTAACCCAGGAGAGGCTGATGGTTTGAAGGCTCTATTTGAGATCTTCAAGAAGCGTCGACCTGGTGTTGAAGTAATCAATGCTACGGTTGCTGGTGGTGCAGGTACCAACGCGAAGGCTGTGCTCGTTACACGTATGAGGGGTGGCGATCCTCCCGACAGCTTCCAGGTTCACGCAGGACAGGAACTTATCGGTACGTGGGTGGTTGCAGGCAAGATGGAGCCTATTACCGACCTCTTCAAGCAGGAAGGTTGGGATAAGGTAATGCCTAAGACCCTTCTAGATCAGATAACGTACAAAGGGGAGATATATTCTGTACCCGTGAACGTCCACAGGTCGAATATGTTGTGGTACAACATCGAGATATTCAAGAAGAATAACCTACAACCTCCAAAGACCATTGACGATTTCTTCAAGGTGGCAGAGAAGCTCAAAGCTAAGGGTATTACTCCTCTTTCGGTAGGTGGCAAGGATAAGTTTGAAGTGCCACACCTCTTTGAGAGTGTGCTATTGGCCACATTCGGACCGGAGGATTATCCTAAACTTTTCAAGGATCCCAGCATGTGGGAGAACGATCCTCGCCTGGATAAGGCTATAGACACGCTCAACAAGATGTTGGACTATGCTAACGAGGATAGGGCTTCTTTGAGCTGGGCTGATGCCGCACAGCGTGTTATAGATGGTGAGGCTGCAATGACCATAATGGGTGACTGGGCTGAGGGATACTTTATCAACAAGGGAGCTAAACCTAATAAAGACTTTGGATGGGCTCCAGCTCCTGGTACCAGTGGCTCCTTCCTATGGCTAAGCGACAGCTTCGGTTTACCCAAGGGAGCTCCTCATAGAGAGAACGCCATAGAGTGGCTCAAGGTCTGTGGCTCCAAGGAAGGTCAGGATGCCTTCAATCCAAAGAAAGGGTCGATTCCAGCTCGTACAGATGCCGACAAGAGCAAGTATGATGTCTACCTGCGCTGGTCAATAGATGAGTTCAAGAGAGATAAGCTTGTTCCTAGCATAGTCCATGGAGCCGCAGCAAACGAGGCGTATATGACTGATTACGATAATGCCCTTAACCTGTTCTCTGCTAACAGAGATAAGGAAGAGTTGAAGGGAATGCTCTTGGATGCTGCGAGTGAGCTACAGTCTCAGTAG
- a CDS encoding U32 family peptidase, whose translation MSSIEDTRLFLRSLNLPPGDLYDLPTSTKRFPDGAQYRIEIPSTEGPACLHAVIEEAERLGVTIHRVSQGSGVLMLTDDEIDEMASLASAKGMEVSLFARPNASWDTSAMSLASAGGVVSPRARGQDQLIYCLEDIRRAADHGIRSVLLADEGVLWVAAKMRSGGELPADMQFKMSVMMASANPASIRLMQDLGADTYNIPTDLTLPQIASIRAAVDIPLDIYVEVPDDVGGFVRLYEIPELIRIASPVYIKLGLRNAPNIYPVGKHLESVAVLMSRERVRRAKIAVDIIQRYYPDAVQSAAGAKGLAVPRKP comes from the coding sequence ATGAGCTCCATCGAGGATACACGACTGTTCCTGAGAAGTCTAAATTTGCCTCCAGGTGACCTTTACGATCTTCCTACTAGCACTAAGAGGTTCCCTGATGGAGCACAATATAGAATTGAGATTCCAAGCACAGAGGGCCCTGCGTGTTTGCATGCAGTAATAGAGGAGGCTGAGCGTCTTGGAGTAACCATACATAGGGTATCTCAGGGTAGCGGGGTTCTAATGCTAACAGATGATGAGATAGATGAGATGGCCTCATTGGCTTCTGCCAAAGGTATGGAGGTGAGCCTATTTGCCAGGCCTAACGCGAGCTGGGATACTAGTGCCATGAGTCTTGCTAGCGCAGGTGGTGTAGTGTCTCCACGTGCGCGAGGTCAGGATCAGCTCATCTATTGTCTAGAGGATATCAGGAGGGCTGCAGACCATGGGATAAGGAGTGTCCTGTTGGCTGATGAAGGTGTGCTGTGGGTCGCAGCCAAAATGCGCTCTGGAGGAGAACTCCCAGCAGATATGCAGTTTAAGATGAGTGTGATGATGGCTTCAGCCAATCCAGCATCAATCCGTCTTATGCAGGATCTAGGAGCTGATACCTATAATATCCCCACAGACTTGACCCTTCCTCAGATAGCAAGTATACGTGCAGCCGTGGATATACCGCTTGATATATATGTGGAGGTACCTGATGATGTGGGAGGCTTTGTCAGGTTGTATGAGATTCCTGAGTTGATAAGGATCGCGTCTCCGGTTTATATCAAGCTGGGATTAAGAAATGCCCCAAATATATATCCCGTAGGCAAGCATCTGGAATCCGTAGCTGTTCTAATGAGCAGGGAAAGGGTGAGAAGAGCCAAGATAGCTGTAGATATAATACAGCGGTACTATCCAGATGCCGTGCAATCTGCTGCAGGAGCCAAGGGATTGGCGGTACCTAGAAAACCCTAA
- a CDS encoding MBL fold metallo-hydrolase: protein MQRSNVMGLSEEIREAIVPDGMVSIWWLGQASFVLRTNDQTIYIDPFLSEFEGRLIPPPFSPEEAPPASAVLITHDHIDHLDPETIPGLIKNSPEAKFLVPNPISSQLLDIGVPSEQIIGVQPEDNVSLGSIAVHVTPAMHGESFPPYAYTFGDPQEGYRFVGYVLEYGDTRIYHAGDTIVFDGLADMLRKLNVDVGLLPINGRNYFREKNNLVGNMDEREAVELAAEAHISTIIPMHYDMFEPNLGRPDALISYLQRFHPEITCVFLARFQRFNYFKSPQKLPEVQ from the coding sequence GTGCAGAGGAGTAATGTAATGGGGCTGTCGGAGGAGATAAGGGAAGCCATAGTACCGGATGGTATGGTGTCTATATGGTGGTTAGGCCAGGCCAGCTTTGTGTTAAGGACCAATGATCAGACTATCTATATAGATCCTTTTTTGTCAGAATTTGAAGGCAGGCTTATCCCACCTCCATTCTCGCCAGAGGAGGCCCCACCAGCTAGCGCTGTCTTAATAACACACGATCATATAGATCATTTGGATCCTGAAACTATCCCAGGGTTGATAAAAAACTCCCCTGAAGCCAAGTTTCTTGTTCCAAATCCTATATCCAGCCAACTGTTAGATATAGGTGTTCCATCGGAGCAAATAATAGGTGTTCAACCAGAGGATAACGTATCTCTGGGTTCTATAGCTGTTCATGTGACGCCTGCTATGCATGGGGAGTCGTTTCCTCCTTATGCCTATACATTTGGTGATCCCCAAGAAGGCTATAGATTTGTAGGTTACGTGTTGGAATACGGCGATACTCGTATCTATCATGCTGGTGACACCATAGTCTTTGATGGCTTAGCGGATATGCTCAGAAAACTGAACGTTGATGTGGGACTTCTCCCTATAAATGGGAGGAACTACTTCAGGGAAAAGAATAACTTGGTAGGGAATATGGACGAGCGCGAGGCAGTAGAGCTCGCGGCCGAGGCGCATATAAGCACCATAATCCCCATGCATTACGATATGTTTGAGCCAAACCTGGGCAGGCCAGATGCTCTAATATCTTACCTTCAGAGGTTTCATCCTGAGATAACCTGTGTATTCCTAGCAAGGTTCCAAAGGTTTAACTACTTCAAATCTCCACAAAAATTACCTGAGGTACAGTAG
- a CDS encoding GH116 family glycosyl-hydrolase — translation MVYSEDELYGMHPQRVFPGSASAVAFPLGGIGTGNVSLGARGELRDWEIFNRPAKGFSLPNTYFALWARPEGESPVTKVLQSLPPPPHTQSHGYHPTSGLGLPHFTSTLFRGEYPIAWVYFEDSDLPIKVTLESFTPFVPLNAEDSGIPGAYLIYRVENISPKRIDVAIAASITNPVGEVRRDRFGGFSVERGGNANDFRRQGRILGLFLRSNSYPLYDLRYGDLSLVTMNSHVTFKRVWLPSRWACDSVEEFWRDFSTDGKLEDLGIEDPSEEGQTYTGSIAAMETIAPGEVKDFVFILSWFFPNRIKSWDSDAEDLEDVEIVRNHYSRRFSSSWDVAMHLARRYDELRSITLSFHDALFNSTLPTHVIDAVASNITVLRSPTCFWLEDGSFMAWEGCFDDAGCCAGTCTHVWNYAQTVAFLFPDLERLMRRSELLVETNQEGKMNFRGLTSLGQIWDHEAAADGQLGTVIRVYREWKFSGDDAFLKELWPKVKSAVNYSSLYWDKDQDFILEGRQHNTYDIEFYGPNPLTGILFLGALRAAEEMAKYLGSESASSYAQAFEASSKKLDQLLWNGEYYIQKLDDPNEHRYQHASGCLSDQLFGQTLASLTGLGYLLPKEHISRALESIFAYNFKPNFWNHTNTQRVYALGDDAGLVMCTWPFGDRPSFPFPYSDEVWSGTEYQVATLMIYEGLLDEALTIIRATRDRYDGFKRNPWDEVECGHHYARSMASWGLLIALSGFYYDGHSNTMTFDPKINKENFACFWSTSKAWGTFSQTTDPQTGNIIPRVEVLYGDAQGMKVLACGQEINL, via the coding sequence ATGGTTTATTCAGAGGATGAGCTTTACGGTATGCACCCTCAGAGGGTATTCCCAGGAAGCGCTTCAGCTGTGGCTTTCCCGCTTGGGGGTATTGGCACAGGTAATGTCTCACTAGGAGCCAGGGGAGAGCTGAGGGATTGGGAGATATTCAATAGGCCAGCTAAGGGATTCTCTCTCCCCAACACTTATTTTGCTCTGTGGGCAAGACCTGAGGGCGAATCTCCAGTTACCAAGGTCTTGCAATCTCTTCCCCCTCCGCCTCATACCCAGTCTCATGGCTACCATCCTACTAGTGGTTTAGGGCTTCCACATTTTACTTCCACGTTATTTCGAGGTGAGTATCCTATAGCTTGGGTCTATTTCGAGGATTCTGATCTGCCTATAAAGGTTACTCTGGAATCCTTCACCCCTTTTGTTCCTCTGAATGCTGAGGATTCTGGCATACCGGGAGCGTACTTGATCTACAGGGTGGAGAATATATCTCCTAAGAGGATAGATGTGGCCATAGCTGCATCTATTACTAATCCTGTGGGTGAAGTAAGGCGAGACAGATTTGGTGGTTTCTCTGTAGAGAGAGGGGGTAATGCCAACGACTTTCGACGTCAGGGCCGTATATTAGGTCTGTTTCTTCGCTCTAACAGCTACCCTCTATACGACCTTAGATATGGAGATCTATCCCTGGTAACTATGAATAGCCACGTGACTTTCAAGCGAGTCTGGCTTCCCTCCAGATGGGCTTGCGATTCGGTTGAGGAGTTCTGGAGGGATTTTAGCACTGATGGCAAGCTGGAGGACTTGGGAATAGAAGATCCATCCGAGGAGGGACAAACCTATACAGGCTCGATTGCTGCTATGGAGACAATAGCTCCGGGCGAAGTAAAGGATTTCGTTTTCATACTTTCATGGTTTTTCCCTAACAGGATAAAGAGTTGGGATAGTGATGCTGAAGACCTTGAGGATGTAGAGATAGTTAGAAATCACTATTCCAGAAGATTCTCCAGTTCTTGGGACGTGGCAATGCATCTTGCCAGAAGGTATGACGAGTTAAGATCTATTACTCTCAGCTTTCATGATGCTCTGTTCAATAGTACCCTTCCTACTCACGTTATAGATGCAGTAGCTAGTAATATCACTGTTCTGCGTAGCCCTACTTGCTTTTGGCTTGAGGATGGTAGCTTCATGGCATGGGAGGGGTGTTTTGATGATGCCGGGTGCTGTGCTGGGACTTGCACTCATGTCTGGAACTATGCTCAAACTGTAGCCTTCTTGTTCCCTGATCTTGAAAGACTTATGAGGCGTAGCGAGCTTCTGGTTGAGACCAATCAGGAAGGGAAAATGAACTTTCGGGGTTTGACTTCCTTAGGCCAGATTTGGGACCACGAGGCGGCGGCTGACGGTCAGCTGGGGACAGTGATAAGAGTATACAGGGAATGGAAGTTTTCAGGGGATGATGCTTTCCTGAAGGAACTATGGCCTAAGGTTAAGTCTGCCGTCAATTATTCTTCCCTATACTGGGATAAAGACCAGGACTTCATTCTTGAAGGTAGACAACATAACACTTACGATATAGAGTTCTACGGTCCTAATCCACTCACTGGGATTTTGTTTCTGGGAGCCCTTAGAGCAGCCGAGGAGATGGCAAAGTATCTAGGTAGTGAGTCTGCAAGTTCCTATGCACAGGCTTTTGAGGCTAGTTCTAAAAAGCTGGATCAACTGCTGTGGAATGGAGAATATTACATCCAGAAATTGGATGATCCTAATGAGCATCGTTATCAGCATGCTAGCGGTTGCCTTTCTGATCAGCTTTTTGGTCAGACATTGGCTAGCTTAACCGGGTTAGGATATTTGCTTCCCAAGGAACACATTAGCAGGGCTCTGGAATCTATATTTGCTTATAATTTCAAGCCTAACTTCTGGAACCACACAAATACACAAAGAGTATACGCTCTTGGAGATGATGCTGGATTGGTAATGTGTACCTGGCCTTTTGGCGACAGACCGTCTTTCCCGTTCCCATACTCCGACGAGGTTTGGTCAGGGACGGAGTACCAAGTTGCTACCCTCATGATATATGAAGGACTGCTTGATGAGGCGCTAACGATCATCAGGGCTACGAGGGATAGATACGATGGCTTCAAGAGAAACCCGTGGGATGAGGTAGAGTGTGGTCATCACTATGCCCGTTCGATGGCAAGCTGGGGATTGCTCATAGCCCTCAGTGGTTTTTATTATGATGGGCATAGTAATACTATGACTTTTGATCCTAAGATCAATAAGGAAAACTTTGCCTGCTTTTGGAGTACTTCTAAGGCTTGGGGGACTTTCAGCCAGACAACTGATCCACAGACCGGCAATATAATTCCTCGTGTAGAGGTTTTATATGGTGATGCTCAAGGCATGAAAGTGTTAGCATGTGGTCAGGAGATAAACTTGTAG
- a CDS encoding aldehyde dehydrogenase family protein — protein MEILAHYIAGEWISSTSEEYKDDVNPSDFGQVLAKIPLGDESTVQRAVEAANNAFKGWKHTPGPGRAEFMHRVANLLAQHRQDVARVVALEVGKPIGEALAEVDRGVVILRYYAEEAVHPMGSVIPSQVPGSLQFTVREPVGPLGVITPWNFPVAIPLWKISPAIAFGNTVVWKPAETSSMVAVHLMKIFAEAGLPQGVINLVLGSGSKIGKALVASDGIRAVTFTGSEGVGMGIAQQAAQRNIKYQLEMGGKNAAIVLPDADLRLAARLIASGAMRYAGQKCTATSRVVVVADVIDSFIDHLTEEVKALPVAPAIDANSAVGPLISEDALSKVSYYADEGAKSGEVVLGGKRAQGSLLDRGYFFEPTVIRNVSPDAKVAQEEIFGPVLVVHEAKGLDDAINIANNSRYGLSVSMFTRDINAILSYIPNIEAGMVRVNADTTGVDPHAPFGGMKSSSSHSREQGPAAVEFFTDTKTVQINPVTG, from the coding sequence ATGGAGATTCTAGCTCATTACATAGCCGGTGAGTGGATAAGTAGTACCTCTGAGGAATATAAGGATGATGTAAACCCCTCTGATTTCGGTCAGGTGTTGGCAAAGATTCCTTTGGGGGATGAGTCTACCGTACAGAGAGCTGTAGAGGCGGCTAATAACGCCTTCAAAGGCTGGAAGCATACGCCTGGCCCTGGTAGAGCAGAGTTTATGCACAGGGTAGCTAACTTGTTAGCCCAACATCGCCAAGATGTTGCACGAGTTGTAGCCTTAGAAGTTGGTAAACCTATAGGAGAGGCCCTAGCAGAGGTAGATAGAGGAGTAGTTATACTCCGCTATTATGCAGAAGAAGCGGTGCATCCAATGGGGAGTGTTATTCCGTCACAGGTCCCTGGGAGTCTCCAGTTTACAGTGCGTGAGCCAGTAGGTCCTCTGGGAGTGATTACTCCCTGGAACTTCCCGGTGGCTATACCGCTCTGGAAGATATCACCGGCCATTGCTTTTGGAAATACCGTTGTCTGGAAACCAGCAGAGACATCCTCGATGGTGGCTGTGCACTTGATGAAAATATTTGCCGAGGCTGGACTCCCTCAGGGAGTAATCAATCTTGTGCTGGGTAGTGGGTCGAAGATAGGCAAAGCACTGGTAGCCTCCGATGGAATAAGGGCTGTTACATTTACGGGCTCAGAAGGCGTTGGTATGGGTATAGCTCAGCAGGCTGCTCAGCGTAACATCAAATATCAGCTCGAGATGGGAGGCAAAAACGCAGCTATCGTGCTTCCTGATGCGGACCTGCGATTGGCAGCAAGGCTAATAGCTTCAGGAGCCATGAGGTATGCAGGGCAAAAGTGTACTGCAACGAGTAGGGTAGTAGTGGTAGCTGATGTGATTGATAGCTTTATTGATCACTTGACTGAAGAGGTGAAAGCTCTGCCTGTTGCGCCAGCAATAGACGCCAATAGTGCGGTTGGCCCGCTGATATCAGAAGATGCCCTTTCCAAGGTCAGTTATTATGCTGATGAGGGGGCAAAGTCCGGCGAGGTAGTTCTAGGTGGGAAGAGGGCCCAGGGTTCCCTCTTGGATAGGGGTTATTTCTTCGAGCCAACAGTAATTCGTAACGTCTCTCCTGATGCAAAAGTTGCTCAGGAGGAGATCTTCGGACCTGTACTTGTGGTGCATGAGGCCAAGGGTCTGGATGACGCAATAAATATTGCCAACAACTCCAGATATGGGCTGAGTGTATCTATGTTCACTAGAGACATAAACGCTATACTCTCCTACATACCGAATATAGAGGCTGGGATGGTGAGAGTTAACGCTGATACAACTGGCGTGGATCCACACGCTCCCTTTGGCGGGATGAAGTCTTCAAGCTCACATTCTAGAGAACAAGGTCCTGCTGCAGTTGAATTCTTTACAGATACAAAGACTGTACAGATAAATCCAGTAACCGGATAG
- a CDS encoding HdeD family acid-resistance protein, translating into MLILARNWWSLVLRGVIAILFGILAFIWPGITVLVFVALFAAYAIIDGILAIISAFRDSRNWLALVIEGVLGLAAGIVAILWPGITALALLYLIAAWAVVTGIFEIAAAIRLRREISNEWLLGLAGLLSIVFGIILFLFPGSGALAVVWIIASYAILFGILLIALGLRLRSLYNSLRAA; encoded by the coding sequence ATGTTGATCCTGGCCAGGAACTGGTGGTCTCTTGTTCTAAGAGGTGTCATTGCTATTCTATTTGGGATATTAGCCTTTATTTGGCCTGGTATAACAGTGCTAGTGTTTGTTGCCTTGTTTGCTGCTTATGCCATCATAGATGGTATCCTGGCTATCATCTCGGCGTTTCGTGACTCTAGAAATTGGCTAGCTCTTGTAATAGAAGGTGTTTTGGGATTAGCGGCTGGTATAGTTGCTATCTTATGGCCTGGGATAACAGCTTTGGCTCTGCTTTATCTTATAGCAGCTTGGGCAGTGGTCACAGGTATATTTGAGATAGCAGCTGCGATACGCCTTCGTAGAGAGATTTCCAATGAATGGTTGCTTGGGTTAGCTGGACTGCTCTCTATAGTTTTTGGGATAATCCTCTTCTTATTCCCTGGTTCTGGTGCACTGGCGGTGGTCTGGATTATAGCCTCGTATGCGATACTGTTCGGCATACTGCTGATAGCGCTAGGACTAAGACTTAGGAGTCTTTACAATTCTCTGCGAGCGGCTTAG
- a CDS encoding dipeptidase, which translates to MSDEVFSRIDASSHKYLEDLKEFLRIPSISALSDYKAEVARCAQWLKEHMITIGLQKAEVIPTSGHPIVYGEWMGSDSGRTILVYGHYDVQPPDPLDLWQTPPFEPSVREGRIYARGAVDDKGQVMMHLKAVQSLLEEYGKLPVNLKFIIEGEEEIGSPSLDEFLVQNKDRLSSEAVVISDTGWIAPGVPSITYALRGLSYIQVDVYGPKSDLHSGSYGGAVMNPAEAIACIIASLKDDKGRIKVDGFYDKVVELTSQEREEFSKLPFDEESFRQALGVDQLYGEEGYSTLERLWARPTLDVNGIWGGFTGEGSKTVIPAEAHAKISCRLVPDQDPEEISDLLETYIRKITPPGVRVEIQRMHGGKPAIVPIDHPINQAAARALEKAFGKKAVFIRAGGTIPVVASLKEILGLPSILMGMGLPDENAHAPNEWFLLDNFYGGIKSVAALWLDLGAA; encoded by the coding sequence ATGAGCGATGAGGTGTTCTCTAGGATAGATGCCAGTAGCCATAAATATCTTGAAGACCTCAAGGAATTTCTAAGGATACCAAGCATCAGTGCGCTGTCGGATTACAAGGCAGAGGTAGCTAGATGCGCCCAGTGGTTGAAGGAGCATATGATTACGATCGGTCTTCAGAAGGCAGAGGTGATCCCTACATCTGGGCATCCGATTGTGTATGGTGAGTGGATGGGGAGCGACTCTGGAAGAACAATACTAGTATATGGGCATTATGATGTTCAGCCTCCAGATCCTCTCGACCTTTGGCAGACTCCTCCTTTTGAACCCTCAGTAAGAGAGGGCAGGATCTATGCGCGGGGAGCTGTCGACGACAAAGGTCAGGTCATGATGCACCTAAAGGCGGTGCAGTCTCTTTTGGAGGAGTATGGGAAGCTTCCTGTCAACCTGAAGTTCATTATTGAGGGGGAGGAGGAGATTGGAAGCCCCAGCTTGGATGAGTTCCTGGTTCAAAATAAAGACAGATTATCATCTGAAGCGGTTGTTATAAGTGATACTGGGTGGATAGCTCCTGGGGTGCCGTCGATCACGTATGCCCTGAGAGGACTATCCTATATTCAAGTCGACGTCTACGGTCCGAAGTCCGATCTGCATTCTGGCTCTTATGGTGGAGCTGTTATGAATCCTGCTGAGGCAATAGCATGTATTATAGCCTCGCTTAAAGATGATAAAGGAAGGATCAAGGTAGATGGATTCTATGATAAGGTAGTTGAATTGACTTCTCAGGAGAGAGAAGAATTCTCAAAACTACCCTTTGATGAGGAATCCTTCCGTCAAGCTCTTGGTGTAGATCAGCTGTATGGCGAGGAAGGGTACAGCACACTTGAGAGGCTATGGGCAAGACCAACTCTGGATGTAAATGGCATATGGGGTGGATTTACTGGGGAGGGTTCCAAGACAGTTATACCTGCTGAGGCCCACGCTAAGATAAGTTGTCGTTTGGTACCGGATCAAGATCCTGAAGAGATCTCAGATCTTCTGGAGACGTACATACGCAAGATAACTCCTCCAGGGGTGCGCGTTGAGATTCAGAGGATGCATGGAGGTAAACCGGCTATAGTGCCTATCGACCATCCAATTAACCAGGCAGCTGCTAGGGCTCTAGAGAAAGCTTTTGGTAAGAAAGCAGTTTTTATCAGGGCAGGTGGCACCATACCGGTGGTGGCTAGCCTAAAGGAGATCCTTGGCTTACCATCTATCCTTATGGGTATGGGGCTGCCTGATGAAAACGCTCACGCCCCTAATGAGTGGTTCTTGCTGGATAACTTCTACGGAGGGATTAAGAGCGTTGCAGCTCTATGGCTAGATCTAGGTGCGGCCTGA